TGGGAGAACTATAACAGAATGGATTTGGTCACTCTCCAAAATAGCTTGGATAACCTGAGCTTTGCTATCCTGTTTGTAACTATGCTCGTCTACTGGTCGGGGATGGCCTTTCCGCAAATTCCCTACCTGAATGTCTTGGGAACCGCTGGAATGGCGATCGCCAATCTCTGTATTGCCTCTCTGCTCGGCGCTCGCTGGCTCGAAGCCGGATACTTCCCCCTCAGCAACCTCTACGAGTCCCTCTTCTTCATCGCTTGGGGACTCACCGCCGTTCACCTCTTCGCCGAATATACCAGTCGCTCCCGCTGGGTAGGCGCCGTAACGTCCCCTGCTGCTATGGGAGTTACTGCCTTTGCTGCCCTCTCTCTACCGGCGCAAATGCAAGTTTCGGAACCTCTGGTTCCCGCCCTCAAGTCGAACTGGCTGATGATGCATGTGAGCGTCATGCTTCTCAGCTATGCTTGTCTCATGGTCGGCTCGTTATTGGCGATCGCCTTTCTCATCGTTACTCGCGGTCAAGCCATCTCCCTCACCGGCAGCTCCTACGGCAGCAACCTCCGCCGCCAAACCCCCATCCCTACCGTCTCTGCTGCGACTGCATCTGAAATATCTCTCAACGGAAACACGACTGCCGCACAATCGGCTACTCTCGAGCGTCTGACCCTAGAAACCGCCACCACCTGGTCTCCGGAAACCCTGAGCTTGGCGCAAATTCTCGATAACATCAGCTATCGCACCATTGGTTTAGGTTTTCCCTTGCTCACCATTGGGATAATTTCCGGAGGCGTATGGGCCAACGAAGCTTGGGGATCGTACTGGAGTTGGGACCCGAAAGAAACTTGGGCCCTCATTGTTTGGTTAGTCTTCGCCGCTTACTTGCACGCTCGCATCACCAAAAGCTGGCAAGGTCGCCGTCCGGCCATCTTAGCCGCAGGCGGGTTCGTCGTCGTTTGGATCTGCTATATGGGCGTTAACCTGCTCGGTAAAGGTCTCCATTCCTATGGTTGGTTCTTCTAAATCAAAACCGGATAACTTAAACCCAGATAAATCCGACTGGAGCCACCTGCACGGACTCGTTCATCGTACCTTGCGATCGCGATCGCACCTGCTTCCCACCGGAGAGCGACTGCTGGTCGCCGTTTCCGGAGGACAAGACTCCGTCTGTTTGCTCAAACTCTTGGTAGATCTGCGATCGCAGTGGGGATGGCATCTGGCCGTCGCTCACTGCGACCATCAAATGCGATCGGACTCTGCTAACAACGCCCAGCACGTCCGAGAGCTAGCCGAACGCTACGATCTCCCGTTTTGTCAAAAAACAGCCGTAACTGCGCTCAAAAGCGAAGCAGACGCGCGCTCCTGGCGATATCAAGCATTGATGGAAATTGCTCAAAGCCAGGCGATCGCATATATCGTTACCGGACATACCCAAAGCGATCGGGCCGAAACCTTACTCTATAACCTCATTCGCGGTAGCGGCACCGACGGACTGTCCGCCCTCTGGTGGCAGCGACCTCTCAGCGACACCCTCCAACTCGTCCGTCCCCTCCTCAACATACAGCGCCAACAAACCAGCGCCTTCTGCCAACACTTTCAACTTCCTATCTGGGAAGACAGCACCAACCAAGACATTCGCTATACTCGTAACCGCATTCGCCTGGAACTAATCCCCAGCCTCGAAGAAATTAACCCGAAAGCTCAAACTCATCTTGCCACCACTGCCGAACTCCTGCGCGCCGATATGGAGTATCTTGAAACAAGTGCTGGAGAACTTTACATGCAAGTTACTCTCCCCAACTCTGCCAAACTCGATCGCGCTCAACTCGCTCGTGCTCCTCT
This window of the Roseofilum casamattae BLCC-M143 genome carries:
- the ccsB gene encoding c-type cytochrome biogenesis protein CcsB, producing MDLVTLQNSLDNLSFAILFVTMLVYWSGMAFPQIPYLNVLGTAGMAIANLCIASLLGARWLEAGYFPLSNLYESLFFIAWGLTAVHLFAEYTSRSRWVGAVTSPAAMGVTAFAALSLPAQMQVSEPLVPALKSNWLMMHVSVMLLSYACLMVGSLLAIAFLIVTRGQAISLTGSSYGSNLRRQTPIPTVSAATASEISLNGNTTAAQSATLERLTLETATTWSPETLSLAQILDNISYRTIGLGFPLLTIGIISGGVWANEAWGSYWSWDPKETWALIVWLVFAAYLHARITKSWQGRRPAILAAGGFVVVWICYMGVNLLGKGLHSYGWFF
- the tilS gene encoding tRNA lysidine(34) synthetase TilS: MVGSSKSKPDNLNPDKSDWSHLHGLVHRTLRSRSHLLPTGERLLVAVSGGQDSVCLLKLLVDLRSQWGWHLAVAHCDHQMRSDSANNAQHVRELAERYDLPFCQKTAVTALKSEADARSWRYQALMEIAQSQAIAYIVTGHTQSDRAETLLYNLIRGSGTDGLSALWWQRPLSDTLQLVRPLLNIQRQQTSAFCQHFQLPIWEDSTNQDIRYTRNRIRLELIPSLEEINPKAQTHLATTAELLRADMEYLETSAGELYMQVTLPNSAKLDRAQLARAPLALQRRVIRQFLLHWLPQSPNFEQIEKTLHLIHAPNRSQTDPFPGGYLALANHPWIELLPKPNLRDR